One window of Phytoactinopolyspora mesophila genomic DNA carries:
- a CDS encoding HD domain-containing protein, whose amino-acid sequence MPIPTSTDAVLATLGAASWPPPDRRQARRASALALAAYDGHTRDQGTPYLAHPLAVVTILRTELHVTTPHTLVLGLLHDALEVTPGIADRIRTALGDDLVEQLRGMIPDHRLKQRAKCPGDEAAWRAKTLRLDDESLLVRLADRIHNLRDLQNSPDVRRRERFLAALADFYLPLAHDARSRTAHLNAAHTVLVSAYESCLARAEEEGPT is encoded by the coding sequence TCGACTGACGCCGTCCTCGCCACGCTCGGCGCCGCCTCCTGGCCCCCTCCAGACCGACGCCAAGCCCGCAGGGCCTCGGCCCTCGCCCTCGCCGCCTACGACGGTCACACCCGTGACCAGGGCACTCCCTACCTCGCCCATCCGCTTGCCGTGGTGACCATCCTGCGCACCGAGCTCCACGTCACCACTCCGCACACGCTGGTGCTGGGTCTCCTGCACGACGCCCTCGAAGTCACGCCGGGCATCGCCGACCGTATCCGGACAGCGCTCGGCGATGACCTGGTGGAGCAGCTGCGCGGCATGATCCCCGACCACCGCCTGAAGCAGCGCGCGAAATGCCCCGGCGACGAAGCCGCCTGGCGCGCCAAGACTCTCCGCCTCGACGACGAGAGCCTGCTCGTGCGGCTGGCGGACCGCATCCACAACCTGCGCGACCTGCAGAACTCACCGGACGTCCGACGCCGCGAACGTTTCCTGGCCGCCCTGGCGGACTTCTATCTGCCCCTTGCCCACGACGCCCGTTCACGCACCGCGCACCTGAACGCCGCACACACCGTGCTGGTCAGCGCCTACGAGTCCTGCCTGGCCCGCGCGGAGGAGGAGGGCCCCACGTGA